Proteins encoded by one window of Glycine soja cultivar W05 chromosome 15, ASM419377v2, whole genome shotgun sequence:
- the LOC114387197 gene encoding DNA topoisomerase 1-like, whose product MAFRQREFRPQLSVRCVYETLEPRSETKDLPEAYILRVYIPGFPRENVKITYVASSRTVRITGERPLQGNKWHKMDQSYPIPDYCEPEALQGKFEIPILTLTMPKKITSQVAPKQQEVGTSQEKGEAKPTENVQDTTPPQPTTTTSKVEEPIEEKKSVLPPSPDLKAQQKMDSQILSEPIKDQKVKEELVPKPTPPPRVATMQTYEKSQKGQEVVESKPTTTMLTKVKTAERSQKGEEEFESKSKPTMLTKVKTAERAQKGEEEFEAKPTATMLTKVNTAERPQKGEEEFEAKPTPTIITKVKTSERPQKDEEEFEAKSTPTMLTKVKTSERPQKGEEERESRPAITNVTRKLSVMEQWEENKSKEKSVEDVEKERISKKEVKDEPSELTKPEKDKEEEEDFEEKETKTEKLLAKEAESSVPKVQKKKEKQSSSRSDSKREGKSEENAMEKVGPMSQVFTKIAEGILNEEEKKIVANIGAAVLVITALGYYVSYRFAS is encoded by the exons ATGGCTTTCAGACAAAGAGAATTCCGTCCACAACTTTCTGTTCGTTGCGTGTACGAGACTTTGGAGCCACGATCAGAGACAAAAGACCTCCCAGAAGCTTACATTCTGCGTGTTTATATTCCTG GTTTTCCAAGAGAGAATGTAAAGATTACATATGTGGCCTCTTCAAGAACGGTGAGGATTACAGGAGAAAGACCACTTCAAGGCAACAAATGGCACAAAATGGACCAATCATATCCCATTCCTGACTATTGTGAGCCTGAGGCACTTCAGGGCAAGTTTGAGATTCCAATTCTCACCCTTACAATGCCAAAGAAGATCACTTCTCAAGTTGCTCCTAAACAACAAGAagtgggaacatcccaagagaAAGGTGAAGCAAAGCCCACAGAAAATGTACAAGACACCACTCCACCACAACCTACAACAACTACTAGTAAAGTGGAAGAACCAattgaagagaagaaaagtgTTTTACCACCAAGCCCTGACTTAAAGGCACAACAAAAAATGGATTCTCAAATCCTTTCAGAACCAATTAAGGATCAAAAGGTGAAAGAGGAATTGGTGCCAAAACCAACACCACCACCAAGGGTAGCGACAATGCAAACATATGAAAAGTCTCAAAAGGGTCAAGAGGTGGTTGAgtcaaaaccaacaacaacaatgctAACCAAGGTCAAAACAGCTGAAAGATCACAAAAAGGTGAAGAGGAATTTGAATCCAAATCAAAACCAACAATGTTGACAAAAGTCAAAACAGCTGAAAGAGCCCAAAAGGGTGAAGAGGAGTTTGAAGCAAAACCAACAGCAACAATGCTGACCAAAGTCAACACAGCTGAAAGGCCTCAGAAGGGTGAAGAGGAATTTGAAGCAAAACCAACACCAACAATAATAACCAAAGTCAAAACATCTGAAAGACCCCAAAAGGATGAAGAGGAATTTGAAGCAAAATCGACACCAACAATGCTAACCAAAGTCAAAACATCTGAAAGACCCCAAAAGGGTGAAGAGGAACGTGAGTCAAGACCTGCAATAACAAATGTTACTAGAAAGCTATCAGTTATGGAGCAATGGGAGGAAAATAAGTCAAAGGAAAAAAGTGTTGAAGATGTAGAGAAGGAAAGGATCTCAAAGAAGGAAGTTAAAGACGAACCTTCTGAGTTAACAAAGCCCGAGAAAGataaggaggaggaggaggatttTGAAGAGAAAGAAACCAAGACAGAGAAATTATTAGCCAAGGAAGCAGAAAGTTCTGTCCCAAAAGTtcagaagaaaaaggaaaaacaatccAGCAGCAGAAGTGATTCCAAAAGGGAAGGGAAGAGTGAAGAGAATGCAATGGAAAAGGTGGGTCCTATGTCCCAGGTTTTCACCAAAATAGCAGAAGGGATATTAAatgaggaagagaaaaaaatagttgCAAATATTGGTGCTGCTGTTCTGGTCATTACTGCATTGGGATACTATGTATCTTATAGGTTTGCCTCTTGA